One stretch of Calditerricola satsumensis DNA includes these proteins:
- a CDS encoding metallophosphoesterase family protein codes for MGVRFVHTADVHLDAPLSHLSLSPSRLAQRRAEYRETVARIFRLAQEKAAHLILIAGDWFEHELVQKSTIAYLRELCAMVAPIRVFVAPGNHDPALPDSYYRTVDWPENVHVFGGEWETVYLPELDCAVHGYGFDRYAVTEPVVRAFANPVPEARHHIMVVHASLAQSEHAGEHDPYLPVTVEELAATGVDYVALGHIHKGQKIPHPAEPSRVLAAYPGSPEGLGWKEQGVRTVLYGELTERGVKLETLPISCRAYVVRDVDVSGCETPEAVLERVRRQIKGENPESLLRLRLVGLVNPALSVETGWLRERLADAFFAVDVVSDVRPAYDVQQYAQEPTVIGGFVREALRRIDEAPDEREKRLWTDALHAVLDLHAYGRLVERG; via the coding sequence TTGGGCGTTCGCTTTGTCCACACCGCCGATGTCCATCTCGACGCGCCGCTTTCGCACCTTTCCCTGTCACCGTCCCGACTCGCGCAGCGCCGCGCGGAGTATCGGGAGACGGTGGCCCGCATCTTTCGGCTGGCCCAGGAAAAAGCGGCGCACCTGATCCTCATTGCCGGCGATTGGTTTGAGCATGAGCTCGTGCAAAAAAGCACCATCGCCTATTTGCGCGAGTTGTGCGCCATGGTGGCCCCTATCCGCGTCTTTGTGGCGCCCGGCAACCATGACCCCGCCCTTCCCGACTCCTACTACCGCACCGTCGACTGGCCGGAGAACGTGCACGTGTTTGGCGGGGAATGGGAAACGGTGTACCTGCCCGAGCTGGATTGCGCCGTGCACGGGTACGGGTTTGACCGCTACGCCGTGACCGAGCCGGTGGTGCGCGCCTTTGCGAATCCGGTGCCCGAAGCGCGGCACCACATCATGGTCGTCCACGCGTCGCTAGCGCAATCGGAGCACGCCGGCGAGCACGATCCCTACCTGCCGGTGACGGTGGAGGAGCTGGCGGCGACGGGCGTGGATTACGTGGCCCTGGGCCACATCCACAAAGGGCAAAAGATTCCCCATCCCGCCGAACCGAGCCGCGTGCTGGCCGCCTACCCCGGCAGCCCCGAGGGGCTGGGGTGGAAGGAACAAGGGGTGCGCACGGTGCTCTACGGCGAGCTGACCGAGCGCGGGGTCAAGCTGGAGACGCTCCCCATCTCGTGCCGCGCCTACGTGGTGCGGGACGTGGACGTCTCCGGGTGCGAGACCCCGGAGGCCGTGCTGGAGCGCGTGAGGCGCCAAATCAAGGGGGAAAACCCCGAGAGCCTGCTCCGTTTGCGCCTCGTCGGCCTGGTCAATCCCGCCCTGTCCGTGGAGACGGGGTGGCTTCGCGAGCGGCTGGCCGACGCCTTCTTTGCCGTCGATGTGGTGAGCGACGTGCGGCCGGCGTATGACGTGCAGCAGTATGCCCAGGAGCCCACCGTGATCGGCGGCTTTGTGCGCGAAGCCTTGCGCCGCATCGACGAGGCACCGGACGAGCGGGAAAAACGGCTGTGGACCGACGCACTCCATGCCGTGCTGGACCTCCACGCCTACGGAAGGCTGGTGGAGCGAGGATGA